The sequence AGCAGGTCCAGCACCGAGCGGCGCAGCCCCGGGCCGGGCGCGTCATCCAGCGTGAAGAACATGTGGCCCGCGGCCGCCACGTCCACCAGGTTGTGATGGGTGCGGGGGCTGTCTCGCGGACACAGCACCGCGCGGATGGCCCGAGGCGCGTAGCGCTCCAGATCCTTCAGCAGCCGGGGAAAGGGCTCCGGGTGGGTGAGAACCAGCGCGGGGGGGGCCCGTGCCAGGAATTCGACCGCCTCCTGGCGGTTGGTGGCTTCGAAGACCTCGTAGCCTGCCAGCACGGACCGAAGCTGCGTACGACACTCCGCATCCGGGTGCACGACCAGCACTGCGCGCGTCGTCACGGTCATATGTCCTCCTCCACCGGGCGTCAGACCTGATTCCGGAAGCGAACCCCGGCAGGTCTGGAGATGTGGATTGTCGTGCTGGCCCCCGTCAGTGCTCCGACGGCGCCCGTCTCACATTCCCCATGCTCCGAAAGCCCCTGGTCGCAGAGGCCGAAACCCATGCATAGCGTTCGGTGCAGGCGGGCATCTTAACGAACCTCGCAGGGAAGATCGTGCCCAGCATGAGGACAGGGCAGATGTTCGTTAGGGCCCGGCAGCCTGGGTCCCGGCCGCCCGGCCGTCAGCCAGTGGGGTAAACCGCACCCTGGCCGATCCCCGCGGACCCGGTTAAATGTCGGCTCCAAGAAGGAGGTGCCATGGGCACCGAGGTGGACTACGGGCGGCAAATCCAGGAGTTCAAGCGTTCGATGAACGCGGTCATCCTGGCGCATTACTACCAGGAGAGCGAGGTCCAGGACCTGGCGGACTTCGTGGGGGACAGCCTGGCGCTGGCGCAGGCGGCGGCGACGACGAAGGCGGACGTCATCGTCTTCTGCGGCGTGCACTTCATGGCGGAGACGGCGAAAATCCTCAACCCGACGCGTCAGGTGCTGCTGCCGGACCTGAAGGCGGGCTGCTCGCTGTCGGACCGGTGCCCACCGGGGGCCTTCAAGGCCTTCAAGGACAAGCACCCCGGGGCCTTCGTGGTGAGCTACGTGAACAGCTCCGCCGCGGTGAAGGCGATGAGCGACGTCATCTGCACGTCCTCCAATGCGGTGAAAATCGTGAACCAGGTGCCGAAAGACAGGCAGGTGCTCTTCGCGCCGGACCAGCACCTGGGCCGCTACGTGATGAAGCAGACCGGTCGCGACATGGTGCTGTGGCCGGGCAGCTGCATCGTCCACGAAATCTTCAGCGAGAAGAAGCTGGTGCAGCTGAAGGTGGAGCACCCGGAGGCGGAGGTGGTGGCCCATCCGGAGTGCGAGGCGGCGGTGCTGCGGCACGCGGACTTCATCGGCTCCACCAAGGGGCTGCTGGACCACGTGCTGAAGAGCCCGAAGGAGAAGTTCATCGTGGTGACGGAGGCGGGCATCCTCCACCAGATGAAGAAGGGGGCGCCGCACAAGACGTTCATCCCCGCGCCTCCGGACAACGGCTGCGCGTGCAACGAGTGCCCGTACATGCGGCTGAACACGCTGGAGAAGCTCTGGCGCTGCATGAAGGACCGCTCACCGGAGCTGGTGATGCCGGTGGACCTGAGGGAAGCCGCCCGGGCGCCGCTGCAGCGGATGCTGGAGTGGTCACAGTAGGGGCAGGCGGGAAATCGCAGCAGCGGACATTTGCCAACTCGCGTCTTGCGCCAGAACGGGCGGGGTGCAATGGAGCAGCCGTGGCCTTCCGATTCCTCGCAGTCCCCGGGCATCGACTGGTGAACTACCCCCAGTCCCTGCCGGACGATGAGCGCCTCGAGCCGGAGTTGCCTCCGGTGCACGAGGCCGTGGAGCGCGCCCTGACGGGCGCCGAGTTCCGCGATGTGCGCGCACGAGACAGGATGCGCGCCCTGTTGCAGGGGGACCGTCCCCCCACTCTGGGCGCCCCCGAGGCGGGCTTCGGCCCGTGCGCCATCTTCGCCCAGCCGCCCCAGGACCTGCCGGCGCTGCTGCGCCTGGCGGACGAGCTGGAGAACCTCGCGAAGCGCGAGGCCGGCGAGCGCGCCCTGGTGTGGAAGTGCGGCGAGTGCGGGGCCCGCTACGCGGTGCCGGTGGCGCTGGTGCGCCAGGTGTCCATCCGCTGCGAGCGGTGCGGCAACCCGGTGGAGCTCACGTCCCCGCGCAGCCTGGGCGAGGAGGCGCTCATCGACCCCTTCCTGGGCGCGGTGAACCACAGCCGGCGCGAGCTGGCGGCCTTCTTCCGAGAGGCCATGGCCCGAGGCTGGCCGGTGCTGGTGGCCGAGGACCGGCGCGTGCCCCGCACGCCCCCCTCGGCCTGAGAGCGTCCCTGAAAGCGGTTCTCGTGTGGGGCCGGGGGCAGTAGCCTTGCCGGCTCCATGCGGCGCGCGCTCGTTCCCCTCCTGAGGTGTCCCCGGTGCCGGCGTGGCGGCCTCCAGCCGGAGGCGGACGCCGCGGTGCTGCTCTTCGGCCCGTTGCGCTGCGGCGAGTGCCGCGCCACCTACCCCGTGGCCGAGGGTGTGGCGGACCTGGTGGCGGAGCACCACGCGTCCGGCACGGTGCAGCGCGGCCTGGAGCAGCGCTGGGTGGCGCGCTCCTATGAGCGCTACGTGCGCCCCGCCCTCGAGCGAGCCCTCACCCGCCAGTCGCTGGACCGCGACAGCGAGTACCTCCTCTACCGGAGCCTGCTGGGCCGCCCGGAGGCGCCGGTGCTGGACGTGGGCTGCGGCACCGGGCTGCTGGCGCGGCGGCTGGCGCGAGAGGCGGCCTTCCCGGCCGTGGCCGCCCTGGACGTGTCCCGCGCCATGCTGGAGGAGGGCGTGGCCCAGGCGCGCGAGGCCGGGGCGACGGTGGACTTCCTGCGCGCGGAGGCACCCTACCTACCCTTCCAGGACGGCGCGCTCGGCGCGGTGCTGATGGCCGGCTCGCTGCACTTCGTGGCCGACCTGGGCCGGATGATGTTGGAGGTGGCGCGCGTGCTGCGCCCCGGTGGCCGCTGGGTGGCCAGCACCTACGTGCCCCCGGGAGCGCCCACGGCGCTGCTGCACCGGAAGCTGGGACTGCACCCGCGCGGCGAGGCCGAGTTGCGCCGGGAGGCCGCGGCGGTGGGGCTGGTGCGCTTCGAGCGCATGGCCCTGCCCCCGCTGCTGGTGCTCAAGGCGGAGAAGGGCTCCGCCGAGACAGTCAGATGAAGATGCCGGCGGAGGCGTCGTAGCGCGCCTCCTGGAGCTTCAATTCGGCGGGACGGCCGCGCAGCGCGTCCATCACCTGCCGCTTGGGCTTCTGGCACTTGGAGCAGTCGCACGAGCCCTTCTTGCAGGTGCAGTCCGCCTTGCTGCCGCACTGACACTTGCCGGCGATGAGCGAGTCCAGCGCATCCAGCGGACGCTCCACCTCGCCGCGCGCGCCCTTCGCGTCCACCGCGCCGGCCTGGTTCGCCTTGACGGTGTCCGTCGGCTTCGCGTCGGCCTTGCCCGGCTCCGCCTGGCTCGCCTCGGCCTTCTTCGCCTCCGCGGCGGCCCGTGCATGGGCCTCGCAGGCCTGCGCCGAGCCCGGTGCCAGCAGCAGCCCTCCGGCCATCAGCCCCGCGGCCACCAGCGTCGCGATGCGCGTCATGTCCGTTCTCCTCCGGGATACCGCCACGGCACCCACTCTCGCCGTGCGCCTATACCGCAGCCCCCGCCCCCTGCCAAGGACGAAGGCCGTACCTTTGCCTACCCCCGACACCTGGCTGCCTGCTGCCACCGGTTGCTCGCCGGGGCGGGAGGTGGCGCGTACAGTCCGCGCCCTCCGTGACGAACCGACCCGACCGACTCGTCTACGCCGTCGCGCTGGTGCTGGGCGCGCTGCCCCTGTGGGTGTCGCGCCACCTGCCCATGGCGGACCTGCCGCAGCACCTGTACCTCATCTCCGTCCTGCACCGGCTGGATGACCCCACCACGCTGTACCCGCAGCTGTTCGCCGCGCGGCACGCACTGACGCCGTACCTGGGCTACTACTACCTCGTCAGCGCGCTCAACTGGCTGCTCCCCCTGGAGGCCGCCAACCGCGTCTTCCTCACCGCCTACGTGGTGGGACTGCCGCTGGGGCTGGGCTTCCTGCTGCGGAGCCTGGGCCGGCCCGCGTGGCCCTCGCTGCTGGCGCTGCCCTTCGCGTACGGCGACAGCTTCGGCTGGGGCTTCGTCAACTACTGCGCGGCGCTGCCGCTGACGCTGCTGTGCTGCGGCCTCTTCGTGCGCGCGCTGGAGGACGTGCCCCGCCGCCGTGCCTGGGCCGGCGGGCTGGCGCTGTGCCTCGTCGCGGTGCTGCTCTTCCACGTGCAGGCCTTCGGCTTCCTCGCCTTCGGGCTGCCGTGGCTGCTGCTCACCAGCGCGGTGCCGGAGGACGCCACCGCGAAGGGGCTCGTGGCGAGGCTGCGGCCCCGCGTGCCGGCGCTGCTGGGCGTGGTGCCCGGCGTGGCGCTCTTCCTGGGCTGGGTGGTGCTGCGCTTCGGCGAGCCGCCGGACATCCAGCCCGGGGTGCCGTGGAAGGCGTGGGGGCCCACCTTCTCCCCCCAGAATCTGGCCTGGAAGAGCTTCGAGCAGAACCGGGCCGAGTTCCTCGACGTGCTCGCCAACACCTTCCGGGACGGCTCGGACCGGTGGGCGCTGTACGCCGTGGGCGCGGTGGCGCTGGCCGCGTGGGTGGCCGGCCTGGTGCGACCGCAACGCCCGGCGACGCGGGGGCCGGTGGCCGGCGCGCGGCTGCTGGGGCTGGGCCTGCTGGCGCTGGCGCTCTACTTCCTGCTGCCCTTCGACATCCGCGGCTACGTCTACTACCTCAACACGCGCTACGCGCACCTGGCCGCGGCGCTGCTGGTGGCCACCGCGCCCGCCACCGTCGTGGAGTGGCGGCGCCCCCTGCGACTGGCCGCCCTCGCGTGCGCGCTGGTGCTGGCCTTCGTCATGGCGCGCGGCTACCGCGCCTTCTCGCGCGAGGCCGGGGAGTGGGAGCCGCTGGTGGCCGCCACCGCGCCGAGGCCTCGCGTCATGGGGCTCATCTTCGACAGCAGCTCGCGCGTGGTGCGCTTCCCCGTGTTCCTCCATGGCGCGGCCGTGCTGGCCCGCGCGCGCGGCGGCGTGCCCAACTTCACCTTCGCGTCCACGCCGCACTCGCCGCTGCGCTACCCGGGAGAGGTGCCCCCCACCTTCCCCTCCGAGTGGCATCCGCAACAGATGGACTACGCCACGCAGGGCGTCTGGTACGACCACTTCCTGGTGCGCGGCGTCCACCCCTCGCAAGTGTTCGGCGAGCGGCTCCAGTCGGAGCTGGTGGTGGTGGCGCAGTCCGGCCGGAGCTGGCTGGTGCGCCGCCGCTGAGCGAGTGTGGGCCAGTGGGCGCATGCCCCCCACGGCCCGTGCCCCGCCGTGCGCCGTGCGCGGTAGAAGGCGCGGGCATGAGCCCCACCGAACCCCGCCCCCTGCTGGACGCGCTGCGCGCCGGAACTCCGCTGCCCGCCTTTCCCGCCGACGCGGTGGAGGCCGCACGTGCGCTCGCGCGGGACGTGGGCGCGGCCACGCCCGCCGCCGTGGAGCCCCTGCCGGACGCCCTCGCCGCCGCCGTGCTGGAGGCGGCCGTGCTGGAGGGCCTGCCCGCCCTGCCCGAGGCCCTGTCCGATTCCAGGGTGAAGCCCCTGGCCAAGGCCGCGAAGAAGGCGCTGTACCGGCTGCGCTCGCGCGGCGTCGCCGTGGCCGTGGCCCCCCGCCCCAGCACGCCCGAGCCCTCGCACGCCGCCGCGCCCGTACCGGAAGCCCTGCCCGCCATGGCGTCCACCCTCTCCAGCGCGGGCGAGCGGGCGGTCGTCATGGCCCGTGCGCTGCGAGGTGGCGGCGTGGAGATGGTGCAGGCGCTCATCTCCGACGTGGAGGGCGTGGTGGAGCTGCGCGTGGGGGACACGAGCCGGGGCGGCTGGAGGAAGCTCCTCAGGGAAGCGCTGGAGCAGGGCGGCACGGTGGAGCTGCCCCAGCACGAGGCCGCCGCCCTGCTGGCCGAGGCCGCCGGCACCAACCTCCGCGCCCGCACGCCCTTCCCGCCCGGCCTGGACGTCGCGCTGCGCCACTTCGGCGTGCAGCCGGTGGAGCCGCCCCCCCTGCCCCCACCCGAGCCCGAGGACGCGCGCCGCGCACTGGAGGGCGACCTGCTCCACGAGACGCGGGAGCTGGCCACATGGGTGCCCCCGGAGCCCGAGGTGAAGCGGCTGCTGGAGAAGATGGACGAGGTGATGCACAGCCCGCTGGCGCTCAGCGACGTGCAGCGCCAGGAGCAGCTCCTGGCGGCGGTGCGCTCGGTGGCGCGCGACTTCTTCGCGTCCGAGGGCCGTCAGCGCTACGCCCTGCGGCTGTGGCGGATGGCGGACTACTTCGAGCGCACCGCCCGCCCCCGTGAGGCCGAGCTGGCGCGAGCCGAGGCCCGCCGCCTCTACCACGGCGCCGGGGAGCCCCTGTCCCGCTTCGCCGAGCGGCTCTTCGAGAAGGTGCTCGCCCTCGTGGCCGCCGCGGGTGCTCGGGCCGAGGCCCAGGGGGCAGAGGCGACGGCGGCCCCCGGTGCTTCCACGGCCCCCGCGGCCACGGCCGCCCCTTCGCAGGAGCGGCGCAGCCCCGGTGGCCTCATCCTCCCCTGAGGCCAGGGGAGGACGCCCGCCCGCTCACACCGAGGCGATGCGGGCGCGCAGCAACAGGTCCAGGTTCTCCCGCTCCCAGGCCTGGGCGCGCGAGTAGTCGTGGAAGCGCTTCTCGTGCTCCATCAGCTCGGGCGGGTGGATGCAGCGCCGCCCATCGTCGCCCCGCCGCGTCCGGTACACGTGGTGGAGCATCTCGTGGAAGACAATCCACTCCACGAAGTAGCGCGGCACCACCGGCTGGTCCAACGCCGGGTGGATGCGGATGACCTTCGAGTCCGCCGAGTACGAGCCCATCTTGATGCTCTTGCGAGGCCCCCTCACCCGTGGCGCCGGGCCGTAGGTAATCGCCGCGTCGATGCGGCTGTCGAAGTAGCGCTCGTTGAGCCGGGCGAAGATGCGCTCCAGGTCGTGGTGCTGGCCCTCCGGCTCCAGGCGGATGCGCTTGCGCATCTGCGCCGGAGACAACCGGCGGATGTAGGCGCGGTTGCGTTCGATGTAGCGGTCCAGCAGCACGCTGGCGTCCGGGTCACCCCTGCGCACGAAGCTGGCGAGCGCCTGCACCACGTCATCCGGCGCGGCGAGGAACATGTGGTGCAGCCGCAGCCGCCACATCGCTCGCTGGCGTTGGAACGTGAGCATGGTGTGCGTGTTGTCGTGGATCTCCAACGCCACCTTCGCGCGCAACCTCGTGCGGAGGCGGCGCTCGAGCACGCGTCTCCACACCTTGAGGAGCCTGTTGGGCTCCGGTGCGACGGGAAGCTGCCGGGCCACCCGGCCGGCCGTGTAACTCCTCTTCGTGACTACGCTTTTCTGACTCTTCGGGCGCGCCATAAGGGTCACGGATTCTACGGACCCCTCTGACATGTGTAAACGCGCTCAGGAAGATGAAAACCTAGGAATTCCAACGACTTAATGGCACTCAAGCCCACCCGGGCCCACTTGTCCGCCCCGGGGGCAGGATGCCGCATACGGGCCAAGTGCCCGACACGACTAGCGCCGTCCCTTGCACGGGAGCTGGAAGACCAGCGGCCCCTCGCTCGCCGGCTCTACAGGGTAGGTTTTTGTACCCTTGGGGGTCCGACGTCCCGGGCAGTCGTATCGGACCCGGACCCGGCCGGGCGGCAGGGAGATGACCCTGTTGATGGGCAGCTTCTCGCCCCCCTCCTGCCACAGCAGGGTGCGGGCCGGTGCCTCGAAGCGGACCTCCACCAGCACGGGCTCCGGCGTGCCCGCGTCGGCGACTTCCGGCTCCGGCGTCGCGCCTTCTTCCGGCGCCTCCGGACCCGCGGGCACTGCGGGCTCGACGGGCTCGCTCCCCGCGTCCGGAGCCAGCGCCACCACGGCCGCCTCGGGGGCGACTGGCACGGGCGTGTCCACGGCGGGCGGCGAGCCCGCGGGCCGGGGCGTCTCGGGCGCCGGCTTCGGGGGCTCGTTGAGGACGGTGGCGGAGAGGTCTCGAGGTGCCGCGGACGCCGGGGTGCGCAGGGCCCAGACGACACCGGCGCCGAGCGTCAGCAGCAGCGCGCCGCCGCTCGCCACCAGCAGCGCCACCGGAAAGCGGCGCCGGGGGAGGCTGGCGTGCGTGTTCGCGTACGCCTCGCCGTCGGTATCGCTCAAGTAGCCGTCGTAGCCCGCGGTGGACTCGTCGTCGTCCGGGTCCGGCCGCAGCGTGGGCGTCGGGTCGGTGTGCTCCACCGTGGACATGCCCGAGTCGGTGGGGAAGTAGTCGTCCTCCTCGTCCGGCGCGGCCAGGCGCGAGGCCGGCAGCAGGGGGCGGGACACGGCCCGCTGGTTCACCGTCGCCGGCGTAATCGACACGGACCGCGACGCCTCCTCGTCCTCGTCCACGGGCGGGGGACGGCGCGGCGGCGCGGGCGGCGTGACGGAGACGGACTGCGAGGCCTCCTCGTCCGGGCGCGGCGTGCGGCGCGGCGGCACGGAGGCGGGCGCCGGCGGCGGCGAGACGCGGCGCGAGCGCGGCGGCTCGGAGATGTTGGAGGGGCGCGGTGGCGGAGGGGGCTCGGAGTGCGGGCCGGAGCGGCGCACGGGGGCCTGCGGCACCGGCGGCGCGGAGGGCGGGCGCGGGCGCTCGTCGCGAAGGCGGCTCCGCTGCGGCACGGTGTGCTCGGCGTCGTCCGTCTCCAGCTCCGCCGCCACCAGGGCCGCCATCTGCATGCCGGTGGGCGTGGTGTTGATGGCGGTGGACACGTCCGAGTCCACCTCGTCGTCCTCGTCCCGGACGCCGGTGGGCAAGTCGCGCGGGCGCGCCATCTGCGTGGCGGGCTCGGGCTCGTCGGAGTAGGCGGGCACCGCCAGCGCCTCGGCGGAGGTGCGCCGCGGCGTGGGCCGGGCGGTGAGGCCCGGGGTGAGCTGCGCGGCCGACACCGGGGGCTCGGACGCGGGCGTGGTGGAGGACAGCGTGGGGGCGGTGGACTCCAGCACGGAGGGACGCTGCGGCGGCGCGGCCTCCACCGGCACCCGCGCGCCCGGCAGCGGCAACGTGGCCTCCCGCCGCCCCGGCCCCCGGGCCACGGGGATGTGGAGGATGGTGCGCTCCTCCTCCGCGCCCAGCAGCCGGGCGGTGTAGTCCGCCACGTCCAGGCTCTGCCGCAGCGCGCCCGACTCCAGGAAGGACTCCAGCTCCGCGCGCACCGCCGAGGCCCGCTGGTAGCGCTGGTTCCGGTCCTTCGTCAGGCACCGCATGATGATGCGCGACAGCTGCTCCGGGTAGTCGTCGCGCAGCAGGTGCGGCGGGGACGGGTCCTCGTAGCGGATGGCGTAGAGGATGCCCTCGGTGGTGGGCTTGGCGAAGGGCTGCCGGCCGGTGGTGATTTCGTACAGCATGGTGCCCAGCGCGAAGATGTCCGCGCGGTGGTCCAACCGCTCCTGCGACACCTGCTCCGGCGCCAGGTAGAGGAACTTGCCCTTGATGACGCCCGGCTTGCTGCGCTCCATGAACGCGCCGGCCTTGGCGATGCCGAAGTCGACGAGCTTGATGCGCCCGTCGTAGCCAATCATCACGTTCTGCGGGCTGACGTCCCGGTGGATCAGCTCCAGCGGGCGCCCGTCCACGCCCCGGCTGTGGTGCGCGTAGTCCAGCCCCGCCGCCACCTGTGCGCAGATGCGCGCCGCCACGCCGTAGGGCACCGTGGCGCCGTACTTGGCCTCCTCGGACACCACGCGCCGCAGGTCCACGCCCTCCACGTACTCCATGGCGATGAAGATGTTGTCCCCCTCCTTCCCCAGCTCGTGCGTCTGCACGATGTTGGGGTGGTGGAGCTGCGCGGCGATGCGCGCCTCGTCCAGGAACATCTGGACGAACTCCGGCTCCTCCGACAGGTACGGGAGGATCCGCTTCAGGACCACCAGCTCCGGCTCGGGCGGACGCTGCGCCAGGAACAGCTCCGCCATGCCTCCCACGGCGAGCCGCTTGATCAGCAGGTAGTTTCCGAACGGGATGGCCGTCTGGGGCGAGCTCACGGAAGGGGAAAGCCGTCTGTCTGGAGGTGGATGGGGCTAACTTTTCCTGAGCTTACCCACAATCACAGGGTTGGGGGAGCCAGGGAACCTACCTGCTTCGGTAGGTACCGGACAGGACCGGGCAAACCAGAAAACGAGCCACCACTCCCAGTGCTGGCGGGTGGCGACGGATCATCAGAAGAAGCAGCGCCACAAGGAAGCCTCCGGGACAGAACGGACGCAGCCCCAACCCGCAAGCCCGCCTCTTCCCGAAAAACGGGCTGTCCCGAGAGGGAAATCACGGGCTTGTGACGACTCCATGCCCAACAGTCCCGCTATTGGACGCCCCCCGGGGCGGCGGTGTAAGAGCGGGGCCAACTACAAAGCATCCTGGAGGCATGACCCAATGATGATTCGCAATGGGCGGTTGGTGCTGGTGGCTGGTCTCACCGCGCTCGCCGCGATGGCCTGCTCTGACCGTGACGACAACTCGTGTGAGACCAATGTCGACTGCGCCACCGGTCAGGTCTGCACGGCGAATGTCTGCGTATCCCCGACCCCGCCCGATGCCGGGACGGGCACGGACGCCGGGACGGACGCGGGCACGGATGCCGGGACGTCGACGACGGACATCCCCGCGGACCTGAGCAGCCCCGAGAACACGCAGATCCGGGCCTTCCTCGCGGCGACCGCCCCCACCAACGGCAACGCGGCCCCGGTGAGCCCGCCGCTGCCCATCACCAACGTGTACGTCACCTACATCGCGCCCGCGGTCGGCTCCACGCCGGCAGGCTTCTACGTGCAGGCGACCGCGCCGGGCCCCTCCTTCCTCGTGAAGCTGGACGCCGCCGCCCAGACGCCCGCGCTCGCGGTGGGGGACATGATCTCCTTCAACGTGACGGAGAAGACCCTCTTCAACGGCCTCAACCAGGCGAGCGCCATCACCGGCCTCACCCGCGCGAGCCAGGGTGCTCCCGTGCAGAGCCTGGTGACCGCCACCCCCCCGGGCCTCACCGCGGACATCAGCAGCCGCGCGGACGTGAGGAGCCCCGCGGCGCTCGCGGCCTACGAGTCGGACCTCGTGCAGGTGCGCGGCACGGTGACGGGCCCCGCCACCGCCTCGGGCAGCAGCTTCACCACCTTCACCTTCAGCACCGCGGGCGCGCCCACGCCTTCGAGCAGCTTCATCCTGCGCATGCCCAACACCGTGGTGTCGGCCTCGGGCATCAACCAGCAGTGCAACTTCACCGCGGTGGCCGTGCCCTACGGCCGCTTCGGCACCACGGCGCAGATCTCCCCGTTCCGCGCCAGCGACCTCATCGTGGCCTGCCCCGTCATCGTGACGGGCGTGCGCTCGCTGGGCGCGACCACGGCCGAAGTGCTCTTCAACGTGAGCGTGGACGCGGCCACCGTGGCGGCCGCTGACTTCACCATCACCCCGGAGCTCGCCGTCAGTGCGGTGGAAGTCACGGACAACAAGGTGAAGCTCACCACCGCGGCCCAGACAGAGGGCACCCGCTACACCGTGACGGCGGCGGGCCTGAGCGGCACCAACGGGGCTCCCGTGAGCACCACCGCCGCGACCGCCAGCTTCTGGGGCGCCGGCGACGCGCCGCCCACCGGCCTGATCATCAACGAGGTGGAGTCGGACAACGTCGCGGCCACGGCCGGCGCCGTGGATGACAAGGAGTTCATCGAGCTCATCAACAACTCCGACGCCCCCGTGCACGTGGGCAACATGGTGGTGGTGCTCGTCAACGCGAGCCCCAACGGCAACCCGCCCACCGCGCCCGCCACCAGCCGCCAGGAGTACCGCCGCTTCGAGCTGACCTCGGTGACGGATGGAACCACCGCCACCGACACGCTCGCCCCGGGCGCGGTGCTCGTGCTCGGCCCCGCCACCGTGACGAACGCGCTGCCCGCGGGCACCCTGCGCGTCACCATCACCAACCCGCTCACGGACATCATCCAGAACGGCGCGGACGACTCGGTCGGCCTGCTCTACTACCCCACCGGCGTGCTGACCGACGCGCTCTGGTACGAGGCCTCCAAGGATGCCGCCGCCCCCACCGCCTTCACCGGGACCATCGCGACGGGCGCGGGTGACAGGGAGCTCTCCTTCGCCGAGGGCGCCCCGACCGAGCTCTTCGAGAGCAACGCCAGCGACGTGTCCTTCCAGCGCAAGGTGAACCCCGACGTGGCCGGCACGGTGCTGGACACGAACGACAACAAGGCCGACTTCGAAATCTCGCTGCCCACCCCGGGCGTCAAGCGCTAGTCGCGGACGCCGCCTGAAGTACCGGGCCGCAGCCTCCCACCGGGGGCTGCGGCCTTCGTCTTTTCCGGCCCCCGCTGCCGCTACAATGGCCGCATGTCCCCTCCCCTCCCCCCCTTCCTCCGGGGCCTGCGGCCCACGCTGCACATCTCCCACCGCGGTGGCGCGGCGCTGGCCCCGGAGAACACGCTGGACGCCTTCCGCCAGGCGGTGGAGCGCTACCGCACCGACATGCTGGAGCTGGACGTCCACCTCACCCGCGACGGCGAGGTGGTGGTGGCCCATGACGACACCCTGGAGCGCTGCACCGACGCCACCGGGCCGCTGGCCGCCCTCACCCTGGCGGAGCTGCGCCGTGTGGACGCGGGCTTCGGCTTCAGCCCGGACGAAGGGCGCACCTTCCCCTTCCGTGGCCAGGGCGCACGCATTCCCACCCTGCGCGAGGTGCTGCGCGCCTTTCCCGGCCTGCGCCTCAACGTGGAGCTGAAGCCGGACGTGCCCGGCATCGAAGAGGCCTTCGCGCAGCTCCTGAAGGAGGAAGACGCCCTGGAGCGGGTGTGCATGGGCAGCGAGCAGGACACCGTGGGGGAGCGGCTGGCCGCGCGGCTCCCGGACGCGTGCCACT comes from Pyxidicoccus trucidator and encodes:
- a CDS encoding metallothionein, giving the protein MTRIATLVAAGLMAGGLLLAPGSAQACEAHARAAAEAKKAEASQAEPGKADAKPTDTVKANQAGAVDAKGARGEVERPLDALDSLIAGKCQCGSKADCTCKKGSCDCSKCQKPKRQVMDALRGRPAELKLQEARYDASAGIFI
- a CDS encoding lamin tail domain-containing protein, translating into MMIRNGRLVLVAGLTALAAMACSDRDDNSCETNVDCATGQVCTANVCVSPTPPDAGTGTDAGTDAGTDAGTSTTDIPADLSSPENTQIRAFLAATAPTNGNAAPVSPPLPITNVYVTYIAPAVGSTPAGFYVQATAPGPSFLVKLDAAAQTPALAVGDMISFNVTEKTLFNGLNQASAITGLTRASQGAPVQSLVTATPPGLTADISSRADVRSPAALAAYESDLVQVRGTVTGPATASGSSFTTFTFSTAGAPTPSSSFILRMPNTVVSASGINQQCNFTAVAVPYGRFGTTAQISPFRASDLIVACPVIVTGVRSLGATTAEVLFNVSVDAATVAAADFTITPELAVSAVEVTDNKVKLTTAAQTEGTRYTVTAAGLSGTNGAPVSTTAATASFWGAGDAPPTGLIINEVESDNVAATAGAVDDKEFIELINNSDAPVHVGNMVVVLVNASPNGNPPTAPATSRQEYRRFELTSVTDGTTATDTLAPGAVLVLGPATVTNALPAGTLRVTITNPLTDIIQNGADDSVGLLYYPTGVLTDALWYEASKDAAAPTAFTGTIATGAGDRELSFAEGAPTELFESNASDVSFQRKVNPDVAGTVLDTNDNKADFEISLPTPGVKR
- the nadA gene encoding quinolinate synthase NadA; translation: MGTEVDYGRQIQEFKRSMNAVILAHYYQESEVQDLADFVGDSLALAQAAATTKADVIVFCGVHFMAETAKILNPTRQVLLPDLKAGCSLSDRCPPGAFKAFKDKHPGAFVVSYVNSSAAVKAMSDVICTSSNAVKIVNQVPKDRQVLFAPDQHLGRYVMKQTGRDMVLWPGSCIVHEIFSEKKLVQLKVEHPEAEVVAHPECEAAVLRHADFIGSTKGLLDHVLKSPKEKFIVVTEAGILHQMKKGAPHKTFIPAPPDNGCACNECPYMRLNTLEKLWRCMKDRSPELVMPVDLREAARAPLQRMLEWSQ
- a CDS encoding glycerophosphodiester phosphodiesterase, producing the protein MSPPLPPFLRGLRPTLHISHRGGAALAPENTLDAFRQAVERYRTDMLELDVHLTRDGEVVVAHDDTLERCTDATGPLAALTLAELRRVDAGFGFSPDEGRTFPFRGQGARIPTLREVLRAFPGLRLNVELKPDVPGIEEAFAQLLKEEDALERVCMGSEQDTVGERLAARLPDACHFYPRDALAAFVIALRGGDTPPEDLRFTVLDMPLYFGEIRLVDPSFLRECAARGKWVNVWTVDDPAEMQRLLQEGVGGIMTDRPDLLRQQMDASAKPG
- a CDS encoding class I SAM-dependent methyltransferase, producing MRRALVPLLRCPRCRRGGLQPEADAAVLLFGPLRCGECRATYPVAEGVADLVAEHHASGTVQRGLEQRWVARSYERYVRPALERALTRQSLDRDSEYLLYRSLLGRPEAPVLDVGCGTGLLARRLAREAAFPAVAALDVSRAMLEEGVAQAREAGATVDFLRAEAPYLPFQDGALGAVLMAGSLHFVADLGRMMLEVARVLRPGGRWVASTYVPPGAPTALLHRKLGLHPRGEAELRREAAAVGLVRFERMALPPLLVLKAEKGSAETVR
- a CDS encoding serine/threonine-protein kinase, producing the protein MSSPQTAIPFGNYLLIKRLAVGGMAELFLAQRPPEPELVVLKRILPYLSEEPEFVQMFLDEARIAAQLHHPNIVQTHELGKEGDNIFIAMEYVEGVDLRRVVSEEAKYGATVPYGVAARICAQVAAGLDYAHHSRGVDGRPLELIHRDVSPQNVMIGYDGRIKLVDFGIAKAGAFMERSKPGVIKGKFLYLAPEQVSQERLDHRADIFALGTMLYEITTGRQPFAKPTTEGILYAIRYEDPSPPHLLRDDYPEQLSRIIMRCLTKDRNQRYQRASAVRAELESFLESGALRQSLDVADYTARLLGAEEERTILHIPVARGPGRREATLPLPGARVPVEAAPPQRPSVLESTAPTLSSTTPASEPPVSAAQLTPGLTARPTPRRTSAEALAVPAYSDEPEPATQMARPRDLPTGVRDEDDEVDSDVSTAINTTPTGMQMAALVAAELETDDAEHTVPQRSRLRDERPRPPSAPPVPQAPVRRSGPHSEPPPPPRPSNISEPPRSRRVSPPPAPASVPPRRTPRPDEEASQSVSVTPPAPPRRPPPVDEDEEASRSVSITPATVNQRAVSRPLLPASRLAAPDEEDDYFPTDSGMSTVEHTDPTPTLRPDPDDDESTAGYDGYLSDTDGEAYANTHASLPRRRFPVALLVASGGALLLTLGAGVVWALRTPASAAPRDLSATVLNEPPKPAPETPRPAGSPPAVDTPVPVAPEAAVVALAPDAGSEPVEPAVPAGPEAPEEGATPEPEVADAGTPEPVLVEVRFEAPARTLLWQEGGEKLPINRVISLPPGRVRVRYDCPGRRTPKGTKTYPVEPASEGPLVFQLPCKGRR